In Desulfoferula mesophila, the genomic window GATTGTGTCAAGGGCGCTTTCAAATTGGCCTACCCATTTTTTCAATTCTGAACCGGCGCTAACTAAACTTTGAGGATTAAGCTGCGCATTTAATTGTAAATTCATTGAAATTGTATTGCTCGGACTCATGCTGTGCTCTCCCAGCAAGGGTTTCCTGATTTTCTGCACAAGCTCCGGAGCCCTTCCATCACTCCAACTCACAAAAATATTTCCTCAACAAATATTTAGTGTTATGCTAATTAGGTACATTGTGCATATTTAATCCAAATTTTTCCAGCACCGGGGGGACGCATGAAAGCTATAAATATCATTGCCATAATCGCTATTTCCTTCGTCGCCGGAATGTTCGGCGGGGCCTTTTCAGAGCGTGTTTTCGCCAATCCCAAAGCAGAAGCGAAAATCCAAGAGCAGATCCTCGCCCGTGGATTTTTTTTGGTTGATGAAAATAACAGGCCTCGAGCGGGTATGTCTTTTGATAAGGGCGGCAATCCTGTCGTGTACGTACGAGACCAATCTGGAAACATTCGGGGCTACCTGGTTGATTTACAAGGCGGCCCCATGCTGGCGCTTACAGACGAGAAGGGACGGGATTCAGTTGTCATGGGGGCGGGCGATGACGGTAAGTCAACAATCGGAATGATGGCGGCCAACAACAAGCCACGTGTAGCAATCAACTACACTCCCGGCCGTGGTCCGGGCCTAGCACTTTTTGACGACGACAACGTGGGCAAGGCAGGGCTGGCTATCATCCACGGAAAGCCGGTTATCGGACTCAACAAGGCAGATGGCACTCCAGCTATCGCAATGTCCTACGACCCAAAAAGGGAAGCGGCTCTGCTCGGCTTCTTGAACAGCCGCAACGAGGCCAAGGCCGGTTTTGGCCTCATGAACGACAAGCCCCTGCTTTTCGCCTACCGCCCCGACGACACCGGCCTGCTGTTCAACATCCAGCGCGACGGCCGCCCGGCCCTGGGCCTGCTCACCGAGGGCCGCCCCGAGTGGTCCGCCACCGGCACCGTGCCCCAAATGCCCGCCCTAGACGGCATCCTGGATCAGGTCTTGCGCTAGCTCAATTGACATACGGGGGGAAGTCATGAAAGCCATCCACATCGTCGCCATAATCGCCATTTCCTTCGTCACCGGGATGTTTGGCGGGACTTTCTCGGAGAGGGTTTTCGCCAATCCCAAAGCAGAAACGAAAATCCACGACCATATCCTCGCCCGTGCTTTTAATCTGGTTGATGAAAAAAGCAAAATTAGAGCAAGCATAGCTTTTTCTGGTGATGGCCAACCTATGTTGTGCGTCGGAGACGAAACCGGGAAGCCTAGGGGCTTCCTATCTTGTGCCGTCGATGGGCCAATATTTGCCCTCGTGGACAAGGCGGGCGAGTCAAACGTGTTTTTGAAGGCCAACGACGATGGCAGTTCGATGATGGCCCTGATGAAAGACGCGAACCACGCGCGCCTAATGATGAGGTACAGCCCCGGCCGGGGTCCGGGAATGGTTCTTTTTGATGACGACAACGTAGGTAAGGCAGCAGTGGCCATAATAGAAGGTCAGCCGACCTTCGCCGTGAACCAACCGAACGGCAAACCGGCAATTACCATGTCTTACGACCCCAAGAGAAAAGCGTCCCTGCTGGGCTTCCTAAACAGCCGCAACGAGGCCAAGGCCGGTTTCGGCCTCATGAACGACAAACCCCTGCTCTTCGCCTACCGCCCCGACGACACTGGCCTGCTGTTCAACATCCAGCGCGACGGCCGCCCGGCCCTGGGCCTGCTCACCGAGGGCCGCCCCGAGTGGTCCGCCACAGGCACCGTGCCCCAAATGCCCGCCCTGGACGGCATCCTGGATCAAGTCTTGCGCTAGCTCAATCGACATACGGGGGGAGCCATGAAAGCTCATCACATCGTCGCCATAATCGCCATTTCCTTCATCGCCGGGATGTTCGGCGGGACCTTTTCGGAACGTGTTTTCGCCAATCCCAAAGCAGAAGCGAAAATCCAAGAGCAGGTAATCGCCCGTGGATTTTTTTTGGTTGATGAAAATGACAGACCCCGCGCAGGCATGTCCTTTGACCCTGCTGGTCAGCCCGTAATCTATGTAAAAGATAACGTGGGGAAAGTTCGTGGTTACTTGGGGTGCGAGCAAAGGGGACCCATGCTGGCGCTTAACGACGAAAACGAGAAAAAATCTGTACTTCTTAGCGCGTTAAACGGTGGCAAGTCGATGATAGGGCTGATGGGTAAAGAAGAACAAGCACGTATAACAATGACTTATGATCCAGAGCAGAGTACGGCTTTAATTCTAAGCGACGACGAAAATATAGCAAAGGCACTCGTGTCAGTTACCAACGGCAAACCGAGTGTTTTTCTCACGCAGGGGGACAAAAAACCTGCCGTGGCTATGCTCTGGGGGTCTAACCGGGGAGCCCTGCTGGGGTTCTGGAACAGCCACAACGAAGGCAAGGTGGCTCTGGGCTTGAAAGACGACAAACCGATTCTCTTCGCCTACCGCCCCGACGACACCGGTCTACTGTTCAACATCCAGCGTGACGGCCGCCCGGCCCTGGGCCTGCTCACCGAGGGCCGCCCCGAGTGGTCCGCCACCGGCACCGTGCCCCAAATGCCCACCCTGGACGGCATCCTGGATCAGGTCTTGCGCTAGCTCAATTGACATACGGGGGGAAGTCATGAAAGCCATCCACATCGTCGCCATAATCGCTATTTCCTTCATCGCCGGCATGTTCGGCGGGACCTTTTCGGAACGTGTTTTCGCCAATCCCAAAGCAGAAGCGAAAATCCACGAGCAGATAATCGCCCGTGGATTTTTTTTGGTTGATGAAAATAAAAAAACCCGTGCAGGCATGTCCTTTGACCCTACTGGTCAGCCCGTAATTTACGTAAAAGACAAAAATGGAGCGGTTAGGGCCTACATGGCTTGCGAGAAAGGTGGGCCGCTGGTCGCCCTGAATAACAGCAGGGAAGAGATGTCCGCGTACATGGAGGCAGATGGCGATGGTAGCTGCTCAATGGGACTTATGGGAGCAAAAGAAAAAGCGCGGCTAACGATAGTCTACAAGCCAAATAAGGGGCCTATGCTGGGGATGTTCGACGAAAACAACATATCCAAAGCGTTTATGATGGTTGCTCGCGGTAAACCGAGCATATCCCTTCTCCAAGACGACAAGAAGCCGGCAATAACTATGCTTTGGGGGCCTAACCGGGGTGCTTTGCTGGGGTTCTGGAACAGCCGCAACGAGGCCAAGGCGGGTTTCGGCCTCATGAACGACAAGCCCCTACTTTTTGCCTACCGCCCCGACGACACCGGCCTGCTGTTCAACATCCAGCGCGACGGCCGCCCGGCCCTGGGCCTGCTCACCGAGGGCCGCCCCGAGTGGTCCGCCACCGGCACCGTGCCTCAGATGCCCGCCCTGGACGGCATCCTGGATCAGGTCTTGCGCTAGAGCAGGGACCGCCAGCGGGCCAGCTCCGCCGGGCGCGCCCGGCGGCGGCCGCTGAGCCGGTGCCAGGCCTTGGCCTCCCACTCGCCGCACAGGGCGTGCAGGGGCTCGCCCTGCTCGTGGGGCGGGTTGGGGCCCAGGCGCTGGGCCAGGGCCTCGGCCTCCCCGGCCAGGCGTTGGTGCAGATCGGGCCAAGCCAGGGCCGCCGCGCCCCAGGCCTCCAGCCGCCGGGCCAACAGCCAGCCCCAGGCGGGCGGCGCGTCCGTCAGCCAACCCCAGGCGGCCAACTCCTCCCGCGAGCCCGGGCCCAGCCCCGCCGCCGTGGTGGCCACCTCCGGGCCGAAGGCCAACAGGCGCATCACCGGGTTTCGGCGCGGGCTGCCGAAGGCCAGGCTCTCCAGCCCCGCGCACAGCTCCAGCAGGGCCTCGCGCGCCGGTTGCTCCAGGGCGGCGAAGGCCCGGGCCGGGGGGCAGCTCTCCCGGGCGCACTTTTCCTGGAACCCGGTGGGCCCTCGCAGGTCGCGGCCCTGGTTGTGGGCCGGGTGCAACAGGCAGCCCGCCACCCGCCCCCGTTGGTCCAGATAGCCCAGGCCGGGGCACCAGTAGCCGGTGATGGGCTTGGTGGGCGGCCCCTCTTCGCGCATCCGGCGGGTGTTGTCGGCCAAGAGGCGGCGCAGGCTGCCCAGGTGGTCGGCGTGGTCGTAGCCCGCCGGGCGGATGGGCGGGCAGCAGGCCACGCAGCTAAGCCCCCGCCCCGGCGAGCACAACAGCAGACCGCTGTGCTTCACAGGTCGTCCTGGGCCGGGCGCACCCGCGCCGGGTCCAGCCCCTGGTGGGCCAGCCAGCGGCGCACCGCGTTCAGATAGCGGGCCAAAAACACCTCGTGCCCCCCCAGGGCCCGGCGGCCGAAAAAGAAGTTGATCTCCAAAAGCAGCGCCTCGCCCTCGGCGGTGATGAGCACGTCCACCCCGGCCAGGTCCAGCCCGGCCGCCGCTTGCAGCCGCCGGGCCAGGCCCACCGCCGCCGCCCGCTCCTCAGGCGGGCCGTCCTTGACGAGCGTGCCGCCCTGGCACAGGTTGGCCCGAAACTCCTCCTCCCGCGCCCGCCGCCAATACACGTCGGCCGCGTCGTGCAACAGCTCCACCCTGATATCCACCGCGCCGGGGTGGTAGCGCTGCAACACCAGGCCCGAGGGCCCCCGGTGACACCAGGTCTCCAGCCGCCCGGCCAGGCCCCGCAGCTCGGCGGGATCGCTGACCAAAAACACGTTCTCCCCCATGCCGCCGCCCGCGCCCTTGGCCACCAGCGGCGCGCCCAGGGCGGCCACCTCGGCCCGGCCCGCCTCCCAGGCCGCGGCCGCGCTCTCCAGGTCGGCGAACTCCAGCGTGGCCGGATGGGGCAGGCCCAAGTCACGGAACAGGCGGTAGTTGCCCACCTTGCCGTCGTGGCTCAGATGCACCGCCGGATTGGGGAAAAAGGGCGCGCCGGAGGCTTGGGCCAGCTCGAACAGGTCGGCCCGGCAGATCTGGGGCAACAGGATGGCCGCCGCCTGGCCGGTGGCTTCGCGGTCGCGCTCGTCCAGGGGACGCTGCGACACCAGCATCAGGTTGATATCGGCCTCCAGGCCGGGATGATAGCTTACGATGGGCCGGGGCATGGTTTCCTCCCGTGGGGGGAGTCTAGCGCCCCTGGTACAGGCGGTCCACCCCCGCCTCCAGACCGGCCTCGGCCAGCAACCGGGCCTCGGCATCCAAGTCCCACTCCAGGCGCACGATCTCGGCCCGGGGCTCCGCGCCCAGCTCGATCAGGGCGTAGGAAGCCCGGGGGTCGCCGTCCTTGGCCTTGCCCACGCTGCCGGGGTTCACCACCAGGCCGCCGCCCACCCGGCGCACGAAAGGCAGGTGGGTGTGGCCCAGGCACAGGATGGCCGCCCCTGCCCGCTCCAACCAGGCGGCCAGCTCGGCCTCGGGATGGTCGGGATAGACGTACTGGCGCACCGCGTCCGGGCTGCCGTGGGTGGCCACCAGGCGGCCCGCCGGGGTCTGAAGCTCTATCTCATGGGGAAGCTTGGACAAAAAATCGCGGGTGTCGTCCCGCACCCGCCGCTCGGTCCAGGCGAACACCGCCCTGGGCTCCGGGCCGATGCCCCGGCGCAGGAAGTCGTCAACCCCCTGCTCCCCCCCGGCCAGCACCGCCAGGTCGTAATTGCCGGCCACGCAGGGCCAGCCGGAGCGGGCCACGGCCCGGGCCACCTGGTTGGGACGGGCCAGATAGCCCACCAAGTCGCCCAGCACCAGGACTTGTTCTACGTTGCGCCGCGCCAGGTCGGCTTGCACCGCCCTCAGGGCGCTGAGGTTGGCGTGCAGGTCGCTCAGGACCGCCAGGGCCGTCACGAAGCCTGGGGCCTAGAAATAGCCGGGGCGAAACACCTTGCCCGCCGGTTTCTGATCGCCGCCCGCGCCGCCGGAGCCCTTGTCGTCGTAGTGCGCCTGCACCTTGGCCTTGAGCACCCGGGAGGGCCGGAAGGTCACCACCTTGCGGGGGGGCAAGAGCAAGGGGTCTCCGGTTTGGGGGTTGCGCCCGCGCCTTTCGGCCTTTTCGCGCACCGACCATTTCCCGAAGCCGCTTACCAGCACCTCGTCGCCGGTGGCCAGGGACTGTTTGATCAACTCCAGGCCCCGTTCCACCGCGTCGGCGGCCTCGGCCTTGGTCAACTGCCCTTGTGCATAGACTTGGGCTACAATGTCCGCTTTGGTCAAGGTCATTGCCTGCCGCTCCTGAAAAGTTACTCAGAGTTTAGTAAGTTTAGGACGTTATGCCATATAAAGTCAAGGGGGGGCCGCCCGGGGCCGGGCGTGCCGCGGGGCGGCGGGCGGCCGGGGGCCAGCTTGTCCTTGACTGGCGCGGCAGCGGAGTGTAGATAATTCCTTCATCGCCTTGGGCCCGGGCCGGGGCGAAAAACAAACTGAGGTCCGAACTCCTAAAACCAAGGAGGTCCCCATGGGGCGGCCTCGCTGCTCCGGCAAAGGCCCAAAAAGGCCGAGGCCGGTAGGGGCGGGGTTTGATTTACGTTTAATATCCTGCTGCTGGACTACCGGCAGGCTCTCCGTCGCGGCGCTGACCGCCGGGCGGCGGCCGTGGCGCTTTGCTGCTGCGGACCGGGAGGGAGGCGATTATGAAAGCCCTCGGAAGCCACCTGATCCTAGAACTCTATTCCTGCCCGGCCGCCTTGTTGGACGATCCGCAGCACGTCGCCTCGGTGATGACCTCTGCGGTTGAGGCATCCGGCGCGACCCTCATCAAGCCCTTTTTCCACCAGTTCGCGCCCCAAGGGGTCAGCGGCGTCATCATCATCAGCGAATCCCATTTCACCATCCACACCTGGCCGGAATACGGTTACGCCGCCGTGGACGTTTTCACCTGCGGCGATGTCATCGACATGGACGTGGCCGCCCAGACCCTGCGCGACGGCTTCCGGGCCCAGTCGATACAAAAGATGATGTTCAGCCGGGGCATGCTGGATCTGCCGCCCGAGATGATCAAACACAAGCCCGACGCCCAGGCCCTGCCCCTGCCGGTGGAAAACTAGCCCCATCGCCACGATCTCCGGGCGGGGCGCCCCGCCCGGATTTTGCTTGCCGGGAGCCGCCATGCCCAAGTATTCGCAACCTCAAGACGACGCCTTGTATTTGGAGCCCGCCGACCTGCAGGGCTCCCTGGGCCTGGCCCTCAAGGTGGACCGGGTGCTTTTTCACGAGCGCACCCAGTACCAGGACCTGCATATCCTGCAATGCGGACCCCTGGGCCGGGTGCTCCTGCTGGACGGCATCATCCAAACCACCGAGATGGACGAGGCGGGCTATCACGAGATGCTGGTTCACGTGCCCCTACTCACCCACCCCGCCCCCAGCCGGGTGTTGATCATCGGCGGGGGCGACGGTGGCACCCTGCGCGAGGTGCTCAAGCACCCCACGGTGCAGCGTGTGGACATGTGCGAGATCGACGGCGGGGTGGTGGAGGCGGCCAAGCGCTACTTCCCCGGCCTGGCCACGGGCTTCAGCGACCCGCGCCTGAACCTGACCATCGGCGACGGGGTGGCCTTCGTGCGGGAGGCGGCCCAGCCCTACGACGCCATCCTCATCGACAGCTCCGACCCCGACGGCCCGGCCGAGGGCCTGTTCGGCCAGGCCTTTTACCAGAGCGTCAAAAAGGCCCTGGCCCCCGGCGGGGTGGGCGCGGCCCTGGCCGAGTCCTACTATCTATATCAAGACCTTATCCGCGACACCTTCGCGGTGCTGGAGGGCATCTTCCCCTACGCTTGCTACTACACCGCCCAGGTGCCCACCTACAACAGCGGCCTCATCGGCTTCGCCCTGATGACCACCAGCGCCTATCCCCTCAGCCCGCCCGACCCCATGCGGGTACATGAGCTCATTCCCCTGCGCTACTACACCGAGGCCGCCCACCGGGCCGCCTTCGCCCTGCCCCGCCCGGCCCTGGAGCTCTTGCCCCCGCGCATCGCCCAGATGCAGGAGAACATCTTCGCCACGGGCCGGGGC contains:
- the speE gene encoding polyamine aminopropyltransferase, with amino-acid sequence MPKYSQPQDDALYLEPADLQGSLGLALKVDRVLFHERTQYQDLHILQCGPLGRVLLLDGIIQTTEMDEAGYHEMLVHVPLLTHPAPSRVLIIGGGDGGTLREVLKHPTVQRVDMCEIDGGVVEAAKRYFPGLATGFSDPRLNLTIGDGVAFVREAAQPYDAILIDSSDPDGPAEGLFGQAFYQSVKKALAPGGVGAALAESYYLYQDLIRDTFAVLEGIFPYACYYTAQVPTYNSGLIGFALMTTSAYPLSPPDPMRVHELIPLRYYTEAAHRAAFALPRPALELLPPRIAQMQENIFATGRGGLAGLADL
- a CDS encoding integration host factor subunit alpha, with the protein product MTLTKADIVAQVYAQGQLTKAEAADAVERGLELIKQSLATGDEVLVSGFGKWSVREKAERRGRNPQTGDPLLLPPRKVVTFRPSRVLKAKVQAHYDDKGSGGAGGDQKPAGKVFRPGYF
- a CDS encoding ATP-grasp domain-containing protein; amino-acid sequence: MPRPIVSYHPGLEADINLMLVSQRPLDERDREATGQAAAILLPQICRADLFELAQASGAPFFPNPAVHLSHDGKVGNYRLFRDLGLPHPATLEFADLESAAAAWEAGRAEVAALGAPLVAKGAGGGMGENVFLVSDPAELRGLAGRLETWCHRGPSGLVLQRYHPGAVDIRVELLHDAADVYWRRAREEEFRANLCQGGTLVKDGPPEERAAAVGLARRLQAAAGLDLAGVDVLITAEGEALLLEINFFFGRRALGGHEVFLARYLNAVRRWLAHQGLDPARVRPAQDDL
- the speD gene encoding adenosylmethionine decarboxylase, giving the protein MKALGSHLILELYSCPAALLDDPQHVASVMTSAVEASGATLIKPFFHQFAPQGVSGVIIISESHFTIHTWPEYGYAAVDVFTCGDVIDMDVAAQTLRDGFRAQSIQKMMFSRGMLDLPPEMIKHKPDAQALPLPVEN
- a CDS encoding metallophosphoesterase family protein, whose product is MTALAVLSDLHANLSALRAVQADLARRNVEQVLVLGDLVGYLARPNQVARAVARSGWPCVAGNYDLAVLAGGEQGVDDFLRRGIGPEPRAVFAWTERRVRDDTRDFLSKLPHEIELQTPAGRLVATHGSPDAVRQYVYPDHPEAELAAWLERAGAAILCLGHTHLPFVRRVGGGLVVNPGSVGKAKDGDPRASYALIELGAEPRAEIVRLEWDLDAEARLLAEAGLEAGVDRLYQGR